A genomic segment from Corylus avellana chromosome ca5, CavTom2PMs-1.0 encodes:
- the LOC132183225 gene encoding uncharacterized protein LOC132183225 — protein MSAEEVVKLLDSYWFERRFLSHNPMDAPTKAADQEVEEEVKYSGLPRTLHVRSLSDQLSSSRRSFSYGSLSISSVSLMSTPPKLQTILSDKQVLEFSKEEERVKKRESERKRRKLASAKSLSDLEFEELKGFMDLGFVFSEEEKDSRLVSIIPGLQRLGRKGSGDGEEEGEINETLVSRPYLSEAWDVLGRLKNWKIPAPGNEMDMKDQLRFWAHTVASTVR, from the coding sequence ATGAGTGCGGAAGAAGTTGTAAAGCTCTTGGATTCGTATTGGTTTGAGAGAAGATTTTTGTCTCACAACCCGATGGATGCACCAACAAAGGCAGCTGATCAGGAAGTGGAAGAAGAAGTAAAATATTCAGGGTTGCCGCGAACCCTCCATGTGAGGTCACTAAGTGATCAATTGTCGAGCTCAAGAAGAAGCTTTTCCTATGGTTCCCTCTCTATCTCTTCCGTCTCACTTATGTCCACACCTCCAAAGttgcaaacaattctttctGACAAACAAGTCTTAGAATTCTCTAAAGAGGAAGAGAGGGttaagaagagagagagtgaaagaaaaaggagaaaacttGCAAGCGCTAAGAGCTTGTCAGACCTCGAGTTTGAGGAGCTTAAGGGGTTTATGGATCTGGGTTTTGTGTTTTCCGAGGAAGAGAAGGATTCCAGATTGGTTTCAATCATCCCCGGCCTGCAAAGACTGGGAAGGAAAGGCAGTGGAGATGGCGAGGAAGAGGGAGAAATTAATGAGACTTTGGTTTCAAGGCCTTATTTGTCTGAGGCTTGGGATGTTTTGGGTCGTCTAAAAAACTGGAAAATTCCAGCTCCAGGTAATGAAATGGATATGAAAGATCAACTCAGGTTCTGGGCTCATACAGTTGCTTCAACTGTGAGATAA